cgctgcagccgccatatgccccaggagcctctgaaaaaacttcagtgggaccgctgtcctgccattgaacgtattcaggcagttcaacaccgaccgagcacgttcctctgtgaggcgtgctacccgttcgaccgaatccaactccataccgagaaaagagatcctctgcactggggtgagtttgctcttctcccagttgacctgaagccccaactggctgaggtgcctgagcactaagtccctgtgctcgcacaactgatcccgagactgtgctagaatgagccagtcgtccaggtagttgagaatgcgaacaccctgttctctcatgggaacaagggctccctccacgactttcgtgaagacgcggggagacagggccagcccgaagggtaagactctgtactgatatgctcgaccttcgaacgcgaatctcaggaatggcctgtgtcgcggaagaatcgaaacatgaaagtacgcgtccttcaggtcgatcgctgcaaaccaatctcggggacggatgcactcgaaaatgcgtttctgcgtaagcattttgaacggtagcttgtgaaggctccgattcaaaactcgcaggtccaagatcggtcgtaacccgccgcttttcttgggtacaatgaagtaggggctgtagaaccctgacctcaaatcggctggagggaccggctctatcgcgtccttcgccagtaggactgcaatctccgcacgcagaacaggggcatcgacatctttcactgaagtgaagaggacgcccctgaacttggggggatgccgggcgaactgaatcgcatagccgagcctgatggtccggaggagccagcgagacggactggggagcgctagccaggctcccagagaccgcaccagcggcaccaaggggaccaccggcgtacccgccgcggggcagcgaggtggaacgcagggacgcggcccgggaggctctctgtgtgaggcggcccgaagcggggtcacagtgtactgtgcaacacttacctgcctccacgggtggacagagggagcagtcgaggatttgcttacctgctgctcgctgctgtccgctggcgacagaagaggtggatgagagtggtgaggttctagccctcccactgctctccgagccctcttcggacccggagataaaggaaactgctcttttcttgaaaatttgggtaccgctggccgttgagccagcggcggaacaaaaggaaacaacaaaagattctccacccggccctcctccgggggaaggagtggtgcattcaccacctcctgaagagcagtcccctccatctccgggtcgcccgtcctagggccacttggacttggccttgccacccttcttcttggggggtggctggacgggctgggcgccccgcccgcgaccggctccacggcgccgcttggatggaggctgctgctggggcgcgggagcgggggcggctgcaggggggcgccctcggcgacgggtagtctgaggtgccgccggcggtggaggtgcagcagctgaccgcctcggcaggatgtgactgatggcctcagactgcctttgtacagccgagaactgttgggcaaagttctcgaccgcgtcgccgaaaaggccggtctgggacacgggggaattaagaaacctgaccttgtcggtatccctcatgtccgcaagacacagccagagatggcgttcctggaccaccatagtggacatcgcacgacccactgaccgcgccgtaaccttcgtcgctcgaagcgcgaggtccgtcgcggcacgaagttcctggagaacttgtggatcatgaccaccctcgtgcaggtccctcagtgccttggcctgatggacctgcaacaacgccatagcgtgtaaggcagaggcagcttccccacaggcctgataagccttgccggtaagatccgacgagtacttacaggcccgggaagggagagacggctccccccgccaggtggagttagggcacagttgcatagcaacggcccgttccacagggggtatgcgcgtgtaacccttcgctgccccgccatcaagggtggtgagggaggaggacccaccgacacggtttcgggcagtaaaaggtgccgtccacgtgcccgtgagctcttcatgcacctccgggaagaagggcactggggtgggggctgagaaccagccctggccaccccgagataccagtcatccaacctcgagggttcgggacacggtggaggattccacacgagcccgaccctgttggcggcccgggaaagcatagccatcatttccgggtccgtgtcgggcacagttgtcacccccgaaggaggcaactgcgccgactcatcctccccagaagtatcaggctcaccctccgatgcagcgatcgacatccggtcgtctgggggagctccgaaggaaacggatggtacacacctctggggtggtccaccacgttccgagggcagctctactggctgcggagcgcacgagggggagggttcctagggggttggttccccgaaggaagcgcgctcaccgttatcctcaagtcaccagccccgccgctcgcagcaaccctctgaggaggattggagcgaggcgtcgggaccgggactccacccctttgcagaaagtggagtctcgaccgcaactccgcgatggtcatcttcccacaatgggtacatgactcatccacaaacgctgcctcagcgtgccttaagcccaagcacgcgatacagcgctggtgaccatcccgaggcgccaggtaacgaccgcatccagaaacacacaagtagaacgacatctttaaaaagacgcgaactactcgtgttagctctttcaaggactgactcttttaggtgctgaagcacgcaggggaatagccgctgcagcacagacagggaatgtgcagcctgtcgtgtgcactctccttgaaggcgctcctcttaccagctgtaacaacagctttttagcgctctaggcgcaccgtttcaccagccgtgagaacggccttcacgctgattacagctttgctcaatcaaattaaaggcaaaaacaaaaacaaaaggagaatcagccccgctgctgcgctgtccgcctgcacctcgcaacaaagagacgtcttgaagagagactcgttcaccacactcgctttcagtagctgtcttcatagaaggtttggctccgaagcgaaaagctgaagatgcaacgcacctgctgctcattatatacccgcgctgcgaggcgagcagctgatgcatatgattgcatgccaatgtgcattggctcgtttagttacactcgaagtagattggcctctctagcgagattcctattcgtcggtctgtccgacgtacgtcgaacgtgaccgactgaatgggaactgatATAACTGGATAAATTACACCTTTGATTACTCTGCTAGAACATCTGCTCTagcattatttttttagcaGAATTGTTAGCAGATTTGCTGCATCACAACCTAGATTACCCAGTCATGGACAATGAGAGGATCCTAAATGATATTCATTCTTTATTATTTGCTACTTTATTTGAAGGGATAGTTTCACAAAAGTATCTTcttcacaaaagaagatattgggataagtaaatgatgactgattttttttaactaatccTAAACTAAATTATAACTAAATGATTTGTGATGCacacaattttatatttttaagtttgacagaaacaacaaataaaaaggAATACACTTTTTTATTCAATTATGTTTATTCATCCTATTAAAGTTTAGACTCttagaataaaataattatatcatTATGCATCAGAGTGGTAGCTGGGTTGGTCTGATTCAgacaatgtataaataaaaggACATTAAGGAGATCACAACAAACTCCTAACAGGAGGAGACTCACTCATGGCCTATGAGACAGTGGATCATGAGACTCAATACTGCTTTCCTGCCATCAACTCATCATGTATCAAGGGAAAACGCTCCAGGCATGAATACAATATCAtgtatgtgtttttgtcattgctGTCAGCATGTACTGTGTTTCTGAACCTGCTGGTGATCATCTCCATCTCTCACTTCAAGAAGCTTCACACTCCAACCAACCTGATCATTCTCTCTCTGGCTGTGGCTGACCTGCTTATTGGACTTATTGTGATGCCTGTAGATGCCATCAAGCTGGTTGAAACATGTTGGTATTTTGGAGACACTTACTGTGGACTCTTCATAATTACTGTTGGGCTGCTTCTTTCTACATCGCTCAGTAATTTAGTATTAATTGCTGTTGATCGTTATTTAGCTGTGTGTCAACCTTTACAGTATCCACAGAAAATCACCACAACTAAAACTTTAATAAGCATCTGTCTCTCCTGGTTTTGCTGTTCAATTTACAATATAGCCTTTGTAATTAGTAATGGATATTTTAATACCTTACACAGACCAGATGTTTGTTATGGCCAATGTATTGTTATGATTAGTCCTGCTTGGAGATTCACTGATTTAACCTTTTCTTTCCTATTTCCTTGTATCCTGATTATCTCTGTATATTTGAGGATATTTTATGTCGCACAACAGCAAGTGAAAGTTATAAACTCTCTGAAGGGCTTAAAATGTGTAATGAAAGTTTCAGTTAGGAGAAAATCTGAGAGTAAAGCTACTCTGACATTAGGAATCATTGTGACAGTTTATTTGGTTTGTGGGATTCCGTTCTATATCTGTTCTCTAACAGAAACCACTACAATGACATTACTAACATGGATCTTGTATGTTAACTCAGGTCTGAATCCTCTTATCTATGCTTTGTTTTATCGCTGGTTTAAAATGTCTGTTAAGCACATTTTTACTCTTAGAATACTTCAGCCAGCATCTTCTCTTCTGGACATTTTTACAGATTGTCAttcataatttaatttctttttatttcttttttttttttttactttgatcTCTGAGATTAGTTCCTAAATATTTGCAGAAACTGGAATGTCATAATGTGTTCCTGAGTTCAGATACATACAGTTAGATGAAGACAGATACTTATGCCAAACCTAGTGAACTGCCTATAGAGGTAGCATTTTAATGTCTCATTGTTGCACTTCGGAAAGGTTAAGTACTTAATTATGCTGCCTGGATTAAGACACTTAATTTAGCAAGATTCTTAGGCAGCATTGCATACCTccttcaaaaaacaaacaaacaaacaaaaacattcccTTCAACACTAGAAGTATCAATACTAAATCATTCAGTTCAATAAAAACACTATTTTATGCAACATTATTGTGTGTTGTTAATTTTATGCCTTTTATAGTAATTAGAGTATTACTATTAGCTTAGCACATGCTGACATCATGCTCTGTTGAAACCAGTTGTGTACTGATTGTGAGGAACTGTCAAGTGTTTCAGATCAGTCATTTATGAGGTTGCATGCAGCTGCCTATCCATGCTGTTATACTGTACATAAAGTATTTATACAAATCCAAATATAGTTGTGTAAATGCATCTCAGTTATATGtgtttacattttcatattttttcacACATCAACAGAAACATTGTGACACATCACAAATAACAACAACTACTAATTGTATGAACTCATATCTGAGATGCATTTACACAGAATATTGTAATGTGCATATATACTGCATGTTTAAATGCCTTTCTAGGCATCTGTCTTCCAACCAGGGCCTGGTTTGAGGGGGGGTGGCATTGttgaaaaatgacaaaaaagcatCCCCTCTGTAAAACCAACACCACCTTACCATTCCATTAGATTAACAGTGCTGTGTATTAACCAGgcaaattaaataatacaattcTCTATATAAgtaacaaactataaataataGCGATTGAGCAATCAGAACTGTAAcgactgagacaaatcagacacaatcaTTTGTCATATTTAATCCATAATCTTTAAAACTCCCTCTGAGGCCTGCGGACCAGCCTGTGCAAGGGCCTCAGTTACTGTGGACATCAGATAaggctgattttttttatgagcCGCAAATATGCACAAGCTGCTCTGAATGAGGCAGCCACATGGGAAAGCAGTGGCCATAGTCCTTAAAACAGACTTTCCTGCAATAATTTTGGACAAACtgttctataaatgaacatgcatccCAGGACATTATTATAACTGTCTTGCAAACTGTTGTTTGTATGATATCttatttatgcatattttatgaTAATAActaataggggtgtaacgatttattGTAGTACGATATTTCGCGATGCAAACGTTACGATATGCATCATAGAGTGATGGCGATACTTTTACGATATGATGGCAGTTTAATCTTATTGGTTGAGCTGCCGACGTGACCTACTCTGCAAGGTGGCAGTGAGAGAAGCCGGTTGTCACCGCATATAaatggtgtgtctcaatcagctctctagttcagtaagtgttttgggcacacattgaatcttgcaagcaggtttaaacgtttctcatgtcagtctcttgcatggtcgcgtgagaaaagtcatggctttctttcaccgcagtgccACAGCAACatctgtgctcacagaaaagcaaaagacgctttgctttaagaagttctgtggggccgttcacatattgcgtctcttccgcgtgcaagtcagttattttttcaaatgtagccgcgcgGCAGGCGCCCTCATAATGGGATCAACGCGGTCGCGACGCGCATACAATTCTCAATTTTTCAGAATGCCGTGAACGCACCCcaggtcgtgtgacaagaatcaaccgatcagcttCGGCCTTTccataacaaaacatcaaaagctcagccgaacagctgatcatagctgtataTGGTTTTTTTTATACcttatctccatcaatatatctcgtagtaaaactaatgcaagggctagaaatcatttatcctttgcagaaacatcctgatcctcttggagagctcagttcatggttgcatagcaacgaccgacgccacgtgagcgcaagcgctttggaaagaaggagaagcgaTGCGGACGCAccttccacgcgtttttagatgcgatatgtgaacggtccctattcataattctaagttaatgttaaatttaacatttttttcagtgacagacagccctattcaactgttaatttgaatacagaaggtttttattaaaattgtatatttatttattttattgaaatgtgatcttgtatgtacaacaaggaaaattattgaaatttgttcatgttttttgaataaatcttgtttgaatttcactttcattttgttcaaaatatcgtgatacgtatcgtatcgtgaactccgtatcgagatacgtaccatatcgtgacctgagcgtatcATTACACCCCTAAGAACTAATGGTTAATGTAAACCAACctataccaagtttggtgcCTATGAGTTtgtattttaagatttaaatgcttgtgtatatAATATGTCGATATCTGTGCAACATatcagtattacaagaatctttaaaCGTTTCTTCTCCATCTGTAGCCAATCCAGTTACATGCACATGATATCCTCAAGACAAAGTATCGTAAACTTTCCTGTCGTGTATGATTGGTCCACTGACCCAGAGGGGAAATGACTTCTCCCGGACCTTAAAAGCCAGAGCACAAtgctcctccctctctctcttgcttCTTCGACGGAGTGAAGAGACTCCTGCGGGGAAGCCTCTCAGGCTGCCCTGCACCCCAGCCATGTGCTTAAATGGGAGAGAAAAGGACTCTTCCCCATTAAGATTCAAACTaacaatttctgtatatttcctgCCACATGTAGGCCTAAAtatgtgacctgatccagcaaaatgagtcacagtgacccaaatttcaaatttgagattttggtatcaatggaaatatgagacaataagctttaaaatgatatcctagttaaagtcataccttgaatggttttaaagatatacccatttgaattatggtcatctgccctctttttcaaattgaaaacctgagaaaatcgcttttaaagtttttttgcccgtttttttgttgatatctttcaaaatccattgcatttaaagggataaactatttattttatagcttaatttgaccaaagacatttttatatatatatataaatgctattaaaccagactgaagctcaaattattttaaagtatttatttgaattaaccctttaagacctgaaggctttttttagatgtttttttttttttttttttttttttttttctctgagcgacacacaaaaaaataaagactcataactccaaaactctagcaaggagagtcaaaaggtaggtatcatttgatacaaaacatttaaaattttaagaaaatataaattacattacatttggacattttcttgccgagaaacagctgataaaagacaaaaaaatatatataatttttttaaaataatttttctttttttatttgacatggaataactccgGAACACAATTAGATcgctaaaaaaatcttttttggtgatgcttTCCTATAtttgagctgcatctggttcagatttcgtggtgatattataaagaatattttgaaaaattgttgttcattttttccgcagccaggtggcgccaacgggcggtaaactccggtttagaggtgcttctcagcactcgttaggagtttttcaaaatggttagatgcattaaaaagatgagattctaagctttaaaatgatatctatgttgtgttattccacgttggaaaacatggatgggtccgggaacattggatacacactgcatcccggagagatgagagacatgtttttagccaagtatgttaaatcattccgtgagtaatatcttgtgatcaacgcaatatattatattgattttggattcattttaatcttgagaatctgctttaaatattgatgtgcgatttttatgatctgtgcatttttcatgaagttataaGCACGTGAAatacatacttgtattcagttagctgctgtgctatttttgttgt
The nucleotide sequence above comes from Chanodichthys erythropterus isolate Z2021 chromosome 10, ASM2448905v1, whole genome shotgun sequence. Encoded proteins:
- the LOC137028299 gene encoding trace amine-associated receptor 13c-like, with amino-acid sequence MAYETVDHETQYCFPAINSSCIKGKRSRHEYNIMYVFLSLLSACTVFLNLLVIISISHFKKLHTPTNLIILSLAVADLLIGLIVMPVDAIKLVETCWYFGDTYCGLFIITVGLLLSTSLSNLVLIAVDRYLAVCQPLQYPQKITTTKTLISICLSWFCCSIYNIAFVISNGYFNTLHRPDVCYGQCIVMISPAWRFTDLTFSFLFPCILIISVYLRIFYVAQQQVKVINSLKGLKCVMKVSVRRKSESKATLTLGIIVTVYLVCGIPFYICSLTETTTMTLLTWILYVNSGLNPLIYALFYRWFKMSVKHIFTLRILQPASSLLDIFTDCHS